TAAGATAAATTCAAGTATCAAAAAAATATTTACACAATACTCTAGCAATTCCCACGATGAAGACGTGCATGAAATATTAAAAAATGAAATGAATAGAATTGTCCCTGCATATAAGCAAGTTATTAATAATTTTACCCAGGGCATGGACAAAATAATGAAGGAAAGTAAAACTAAAGCTAAATATTTAGATCTTCTTGCCATTAAAAATAATCATACAAAACAAAAACCAAATCTTCCTCTAAAAAACGAAATAAATCCGATTGCAATTGAAGATCATTCTTTAGATTCCGAAAAATCAAATGGACAAAAGATAATAGTCGAAGAGCCTAACGAAAACCCATATCATATTTCCTTATAATAGTTAAACGATAGGGTTTAGGCCTAGTAAATACCTCCGATAGTTTTATCAGAAACATCTAAAGCACAACGATTTCATGTCGTTGTGCTTTTAATTTGAAAACTGATCTAAATGTAATTATAATTATCATCACTGATAATGAAAAGACATAGATTATTTTGTGTACTATTGTGGTTTTTCTTTGCGATAATTAACATAATGCCAATTAAAATTAGCGCAAAACATCGAGGATCAAACACTTTTTGGTATAAAAAATCACAAAAAAAACGCCTTATAAATACAAAAACCGTAAAATTTAAGAAAAAACATTTAGCCACTATTCGCCGGAATAAAAAAACAAAAAAAACCAGAGAAAATATACATAAATTCTGGCGAAAAAGCCGTACCAAGCGACGTAATTTCTTAGATCAAAACTCCTATATATACCTCTACCCTATTCCAGCATATTACTCGCAACCCTCTATACCTCATATCTATACGCAACAAAACGAAACTTCAAATATCATAAACTCTCCTCATGTCGATACAGAATCTGTTGCTAGACAAGCCCCATCGCATCAAAATCATATCCGTTATACCTATCAAAACCATGATGATTTCCATGGCAATGATAGCTTTACGCAACTGCCAGACGCTCAATATCTTATTGATATAATGAAAGCTACATCACTAAGCCTATCATCTATCAATGATCCCTTCGCTATGATCGATGTGCTGAAAGAAAATATCGTTCAATTCGAAAATTATTTCAATCAACTATATCACGAAAAAAAATTCCACACATTACCAGAAGATGGCAAAATAGTTTTAGCAGAACTAGCCAAAGTTAAAGAAAAATTAATAGATATCGAGGCCTCTACCACCAAAGGTGTAAAAATAAAAAAAATCCTAAAAAATAAACCCTATAGCAACCTGATTTCTAATTTCAGCCAAAATAATTCCTTTGATATACTGGAAAATGAAATAATAAGCTCTTTCTACACTCTAGATCAGGATATTTTGCAAAGCATCATCAACAATACCAATGCTTTAATTAATGATAATAGTATTTTTTATTTTCATCAATCCACCTCCATAGATGGCCTTCTCCATAACAATTTTTTCAAAAAAATATCCGAAGGCAAAGGAGGTCAAAATCCTAATAATTTGGCCATGATGTCTCATCTAAGCCATTTCCTTTCCAATGCAACCAATGATATAAAGGAAAAATTACTAAAAAAAATCGCCGAATATATGAATCATTGTATAGATCAAGCCGTTACTGGACTGCAACTTACAGGTTGTTTAGCCATAGCTTATGCCAGCACCGAAAAAGATAATAATTCCATAGAAAAAAATATCATAGCCGTGCTGGTGGACATATACAAAAAGGAAATGCTAAATCGAATCCTTGTCAAAAGAGGCGCTGAAGAGCTAGAGGGCCTGGCCTATTTGACTGAATACCTCGGCCATATTGTATTTCCATCCATTACAATGCCGCCATTCTCATTCACAGAATTTGGCATAGCATATATAGAAAATGAATGTGACCCTATAAAAAATCTTGACAAAATTCTAAATAAAATAGCCGATAGCGAGGCCCTGGTGAAATTTATTCACAACGGAATTTACGATGGTGTGCCGATCGGGGAAATGCTATTCGAGGAAATAATAAAAAATGATACAAAATATCGGGAGCTAAAAAAAATCTGCGAAGGAACAGACTTCATCATTGAACCACCTAAAGATTCCGAGGGCAATTATACAAATTTCATCAGCGATGATGCCAAAATTTATTGGATGATAACCAATGAAAATGAAGCAGATAAGTTTCAGCAAACTATATTGGAATCAAGACAAAATATCCTCTACAATTATAAAAAAGAGAAGACCGAGGAATTACTCAAGAAATACGGATATTTATATTAGCATAAATTCATAAATACCTAGATTTCATTTTGTTATAAATCCAAGCATAGGTTTTTTCCAGACCAATTTTCAGAGAAACAGAGGGCTCCCAGTGTAAAAGATCTCTAATCATCTCATTATCACTATTTCGCCCTCTAACTCCTTTGGCCTCATTGGGTAAATAAATTCTCTTAAATTTCAAGCCGGCAATATCTTCAACCATGTCCACCAATTGATCGACCGCAACCAATTCGGTACTACCAAGGTTAAGTGGTTCAAGCACATTGCTTTTCATCAACCTGATCATGCCTTCAATACAATCATCTATATACATGAACGATCTAGTCTGCTTCCCATCGCCCCAAATTTCAATGCTATCTTCGCCAGAAAGTTTAGCAGCCAAAACTTTTCTACAGATCGCAGCAGGAGCTTTCTCTCGGCCACCTTCGAAGGAACCAAATGGGCCATAGACATTATGCAACCTAAATACCTTAGTATCAATGCCAAATTCTTCATAAAAATGGTGACACATCCTCTCACTAAACAATTTTTCCCAACCATAGCCATCCTCAGGCATGGCCGGATAGGCATCAGATTCTTTCAATCCAGGATTGGCGCAATCAGACTGTTTCGACTGGTTATAAACGCAGGCAGATGAGGCAAAAAAATAACTTTTTACACCGTTATCTCTCGCTGCCAGAAGGAGATGTGTATTTATCAACACATTCAACATGCAATCGGCCCTGTGAGTTTCAATAAACCCAATACCACCCATATCGGCCGCAAGATTATAAACCAAATCAACGTCACTCATGGCCGAATAGCAATTTCCTTTGTCACTCAAATCTAACACAATGTTTTCCACATCGTCACAAATCTGATGCCATAGGTTAAGTGGTTTTATATCAATGGCTTTTAACTTTACTTCTTTTAAACTATTTAATCTTTTGACCAAATGACCGCCAATAAAACCGCCAGCACCGGCAATCAAAACATACCCCATACCAACCTCTAATTTGCAAAAAAATGACCAAAAGTCAAATGCTGATTCATGGATTTATTTCGGAAGAAATCAACGCAACCAGTTCATTGACAGCATCTTTCTCATCTATTGAACGCTTTACACATTGCCCAGATTTGTAC
This window of the Puniceicoccales bacterium genome carries:
- a CDS encoding NAD-dependent epimerase/dehydratase family protein, with the protein product MGYVLIAGAGGFIGGHLVKRLNSLKEVKLKAIDIKPLNLWHQICDDVENIVLDLSDKGNCYSAMSDVDLVYNLAADMGGIGFIETHRADCMLNVLINTHLLLAARDNGVKSYFFASSACVYNQSKQSDCANPGLKESDAYPAMPEDGYGWEKLFSERMCHHFYEEFGIDTKVFRLHNVYGPFGSFEGGREKAPAAICRKVLAAKLSGEDSIEIWGDGKQTRSFMYIDDCIEGMIRLMKSNVLEPLNLGSTELVAVDQLVDMVEDIAGLKFKRIYLPNEAKGVRGRNSDNEMIRDLLHWEPSVSLKIGLEKTYAWIYNKMKSRYL